The following proteins are encoded in a genomic region of Longimicrobiales bacterium:
- a CDS encoding GIY-YIG nuclease family protein encodes MVRAYRDTPRPAGVFRVTHAASGRTLVGSSPDAPAMLNRIRAQLRMKGHPKSALQADWEADGVDGFSFEVLELLEIPEGNDYNPAEDLAVMEELWVEKLDLPKERRY; translated from the coding sequence ATGGTCAGAGCGTATCGCGACACTCCCCGCCCGGCGGGAGTGTTTCGTGTCACACATGCTGCGAGCGGTCGCACACTCGTGGGGTCGAGCCCCGATGCTCCAGCGATGCTGAATCGGATACGGGCCCAGCTGCGAATGAAGGGGCACCCCAAGAGTGCTCTCCAGGCCGACTGGGAGGCAGACGGGGTAGACGGATTCTCATTCGAGGTTCTGGAACTGCTGGAGATTCCTGAAGGGAATGATTACAACCCGGCCGAGGACCTGGCGGTCATGGAAGAATTGTGGGTGGAGAAACTCGATCTGCCGAAAGAGCGACGGTACTGA
- a CDS encoding flavin reductase: MNWSRRRFMEAGSTAAAVSAIWGCGSQQTDSDAPTASDWSGPQADLTSGPRRTLAEPGPMVPPVPAILLSINGADGDPEELSVLWTFVVNGDPPQIGVAAGSEHLARRLLEQHDEFVLNVPVASMIQAFDTIDMNSSRVGDKYALSGLTRGTATMVDAPTIEEAPIHCECRTIGSLEVPPMRKIFVAEVVATTARAGAVDDTGRLIVPGVPFFGMTAGSGEHYTMGERVGNIGMTVGRSDIKY, encoded by the coding sequence GTGAACTGGTCCCGACGGCGCTTCATGGAAGCCGGATCGACTGCGGCTGCGGTTTCGGCGATTTGGGGGTGCGGATCGCAACAGACTGACTCCGATGCCCCGACTGCTTCGGATTGGAGCGGGCCACAGGCGGACCTGACGAGCGGGCCTCGGCGGACCCTGGCTGAGCCCGGGCCTATGGTCCCGCCCGTTCCTGCCATCCTTCTATCCATCAACGGAGCGGACGGCGATCCCGAGGAGCTATCCGTCCTCTGGACTTTCGTCGTTAATGGCGATCCGCCTCAGATCGGAGTGGCCGCGGGGTCGGAGCACCTCGCCCGACGCCTGTTGGAGCAACATGACGAGTTCGTCCTGAACGTTCCCGTCGCTTCCATGATCCAAGCCTTCGACACCATCGACATGAACTCGAGCCGAGTCGGTGACAAGTACGCACTGAGTGGTCTCACGCGCGGAACCGCGACCATGGTAGATGCCCCGACCATTGAAGAGGCTCCGATCCATTGCGAATGCCGGACGATCGGCTCGCTTGAGGTTCCACCCATGAGGAAGATCTTCGTCGCAGAGGTGGTCGCCACGACAGCCCGGGCCGGCGCCGTCGATGACACGGGGCGACTTATCGTTCCAGGTGTGCCTTTCTTCGGCATGACCGCTGGGAGTGGTGAGCACTACACTATGGGTGAGCGTGTCGGAAACATTGGGATGACCGTCGGTCGATCCGACATCAAGTACTGA